A genomic region of Pseudodesulfovibrio sp. S3 contains the following coding sequences:
- a CDS encoding pentapeptide repeat-containing protein, with protein sequence MSLFDNFNYENEIFEDVEWRNDLEGIEFYKCVFKNSSFQSSRFISCSFDSCEFIQCNISIVGIIHTSFLDTKFTDCKMIGVGWSATNGILSAVYDGCNLNNNTFSDMNLVKFRFSSCSFVEASFYNTKLMYSVFDDCDLSQCQFSQVDLSFADFSTSRNYYMNATSNTLYKTKYSLPEAVSLLANLDIVLI encoded by the coding sequence ATGTCATTGTTTGATAATTTTAATTATGAAAATGAAATCTTTGAAGACGTTGAATGGCGAAATGATCTTGAAGGTATTGAATTTTACAAGTGTGTTTTTAAAAATTCATCGTTCCAGTCTAGTCGGTTTATAAGTTGCAGTTTTGATAGTTGCGAATTTATTCAGTGCAATATTTCCATTGTAGGGATAATACACACGTCTTTTCTGGATACTAAGTTCACAGACTGTAAAATGATTGGCGTAGGCTGGAGCGCAACAAACGGTATTCTTTCTGCTGTATATGATGGATGCAACTTAAATAACAACACGTTCTCTGATATGAACCTCGTGAAGTTTAGATTTTCTTCATGTTCTTTCGTGGAAGCATCTTTCTACAACACAAAACTGATGTATTCAGTTTTTGATGATTGCGATTTGAGTCAGTGCCAATTCTCTCAGGTTGATTTGAGTTTTGCTGATTTTTCGACATCCAGAAATTATTACATGAATGCAACTTCCAACACCCTTTACAAGACTAAATACTCCTTGCCTGAGGCTGTTTCGTTGCTTGCAAACCTTGATATAGTTCTCATCTAA